A genomic region of Desulfosarcina ovata subsp. ovata contains the following coding sequences:
- a CDS encoding aminotransferase class IV produces the protein MPVYYVDGKFVPAEEAVIPVDDLAILRGIGVFDLLRTYDGKPYFLDAHIDRLENSARKIKLPLPWSHDDIAEVVKQTLAKNDIPEANIRIVVTGGSSTDFMTPSGTPRLLVLVSPVPKLPDSWYTDGVKIVSWEVERPIPGAKSIDYISASLALKKAAAAGGIEALYIDRKGLALECTTSNIFAFVGERLVTPGRGILSGVTRKVVLDLAEGLFPIDIRDISRSELLAADEVFITGTSKGLVPVVQVDDGTIGNGRPGVHTRRLMAEMKQHTEKQ, from the coding sequence GTGCCTGTTTATTATGTTGACGGCAAATTCGTTCCCGCCGAAGAGGCGGTCATTCCCGTGGATGACCTGGCCATTTTGCGCGGTATCGGCGTATTCGATCTGCTGCGTACCTACGACGGAAAGCCCTATTTTCTGGATGCCCATATCGACCGGCTGGAGAACTCGGCCCGCAAAATTAAGCTCCCCCTGCCCTGGTCCCATGACGACATCGCCGAGGTGGTCAAACAAACCCTGGCGAAAAACGATATCCCCGAGGCCAACATCCGTATCGTGGTCACCGGCGGTTCCAGTACCGATTTCATGACCCCGTCGGGAACACCCCGCCTGCTGGTACTGGTTTCACCGGTGCCCAAGCTGCCCGACAGCTGGTACACCGACGGCGTAAAAATCGTCTCCTGGGAGGTGGAGCGGCCCATCCCCGGCGCCAAGAGCATCGATTACATCTCGGCCAGCCTGGCCCTGAAAAAGGCTGCCGCCGCCGGAGGCATTGAAGCGCTTTACATCGACCGCAAGGGCCTGGCTCTGGAGTGCACCACATCCAACATTTTCGCCTTTGTGGGCGAGCGGCTGGTCACCCCCGGCCGGGGGATCCTCTCGGGGGTGACCCGCAAAGTCGTTCTCGATCTGGCCGAAGGGCTTTTTCCCATCGACATCCGTGACATTTCGAGAAGTGAACTGCTGGCCGCCGACGAGGTTTTCATCACCGGAACCAGCAAAGGGCTGGTGCCGGTCGTTCAGGTGGACGACGGAACGATCGGCAACGGCCGGCCGGGAGTGCATACCCGCCGGTTAATGGCGGAGATGAAGCAACACACCGAAAAGCAATAG
- the htpX gene encoding zinc metalloprotease HtpX, with protein sequence MGNQLKTTLLLAVMTVLIMVVGNLLGGRQGMMIALVLAAGMNFFSYWYSDKIVLKMYQAREATPQQAPELYGMVETLARQAGLPMPKVYIIPKEAPNAFATGRNPDHAVVAVTQGLLSLMDRQEVMGVLAHEMAHVKNRDILIGTIAATMAGAIMMLASMARWSAIFGGMHRDDDNGGGMGAIGMIAMSIIAPMAAMIVQMAVSRSREYLADATGARIAGSPEGLARALEKLDGYARRIPMDANPSTAHMFIVNPLSGQSLQRLFSTHPPMAERISRLRGVRPPSGSGMGPAVPPPPPMSGKDRQADAGRAFWDKLKGE encoded by the coding sequence ATGGGTAACCAGCTCAAAACCACGCTCTTGCTGGCCGTGATGACGGTATTGATCATGGTTGTGGGCAACCTCCTGGGCGGCCGCCAGGGGATGATGATCGCCCTGGTACTGGCCGCCGGGATGAATTTTTTCAGCTACTGGTATTCGGACAAGATCGTGCTGAAAATGTACCAGGCCCGCGAGGCGACCCCGCAGCAGGCCCCTGAGTTGTACGGCATGGTCGAGACCCTCGCCCGCCAGGCCGGGCTGCCCATGCCCAAGGTCTATATCATCCCCAAGGAGGCGCCCAACGCCTTTGCCACCGGCAGGAACCCCGATCACGCCGTGGTGGCCGTTACGCAAGGGTTGCTCTCCCTGATGGACCGTCAGGAGGTGATGGGGGTGCTGGCCCACGAGATGGCCCACGTGAAAAACCGCGATATTCTCATCGGCACCATTGCCGCCACCATGGCCGGCGCGATCATGATGCTGGCTTCCATGGCGCGCTGGTCGGCCATTTTCGGCGGCATGCATCGGGATGACGACAATGGCGGCGGCATGGGTGCCATCGGCATGATCGCCATGTCCATCATCGCGCCCATGGCCGCCATGATTGTCCAGATGGCGGTTTCGCGTTCCCGGGAGTACCTGGCCGACGCCACCGGCGCCCGCATTGCCGGCAGTCCCGAAGGGCTGGCCCGCGCCCTGGAGAAGCTGGACGGTTACGCGCGGCGGATTCCCATGGATGCCAATCCGTCGACGGCGCATATGTTCATCGTCAACCCGCTCTCCGGACAGAGCTTGCAGCGCCTTTTCTCCACCCATCCGCCCATGGCCGAGCGCATCAGCCGGCTGCGCGGCGTGCGGCCCCCGAGTGGTTCCGGTATGGGACCGGCCGTCCCCCCACCACCGCCGATGTCCGGTAAAGACCGACAGGCCGACGCCGGTCGTGCATTCTGGGACAAGCTGAAAGGGGAGTAG
- a CDS encoding YgiQ family radical SAM protein encodes MNCDFLPVSQSDMRQRGWDRLDVILITGDAYVDHPAFGVALIGRVLAAHGYRVGIIAQPDWRNADDFRRLGRPRLFFGITSGNVDSMVANYTANKRPRRKDAFSPGGRVGMRPDRALVVYANRVRQAFKGVPVVIGGLEASMRRLAHYDFWDNRVRRSILFDARADILVYGMGEAQVVEIARQLMAGEPVDGLDGIAGTAVIRKDPEYLGEIVALPSFEDVGESADRFNEAFRRFYRQQNPFTGRPVVQAHGDRWAVVFPPPKPLSETQLDAIYDLDYPRRWHLDYDGDGGVPALETVRHSLVTHRGCSGECNFCSLYFHQGRVVQSRSEASILREARRLVQDPAFHGTITDMGGPTANLYGANCPRWSRKGFCADRRCMVPATCSRLDPGYARSLPLYRQVRGLPGVKHAFIGSGFRHDLFGDASTDACLEELCRFHISGRMKVAPEHVCDMVLDAMGKPPIAAYDAFVAQFKRVGQRLPAPCFLVNYFISAHPGATLGDALKMARYLIERGMHPEQIQDFIPLPLTLSGAMYHTEKDPFSGRPLHVAKTFRERKMQRALIQYNNPANRPLIRQALKALGAEHLAPMFFRGKGAARKTIRRSEGRKRPTPGPPGPRSSTPRKPAARPGARPSAKRPRKSRR; translated from the coding sequence ATGAATTGCGATTTTTTGCCGGTATCTCAATCGGACATGCGACAGCGCGGGTGGGATCGGCTGGATGTGATCCTGATTACCGGCGATGCCTACGTGGACCATCCGGCCTTTGGGGTGGCCCTGATCGGCCGGGTGCTGGCCGCCCATGGCTATCGGGTGGGAATCATCGCCCAGCCCGACTGGCGCAATGCCGATGATTTCAGGCGCCTGGGGCGGCCACGACTGTTTTTTGGTATCACCTCGGGCAATGTCGATTCCATGGTGGCCAACTACACGGCCAACAAACGACCCCGCCGGAAAGATGCGTTTTCACCGGGTGGACGGGTGGGGATGCGGCCCGACCGGGCCCTGGTCGTCTATGCCAACCGCGTGCGCCAGGCTTTCAAGGGCGTGCCCGTGGTGATTGGCGGCCTGGAGGCCAGCATGCGCCGGCTGGCCCATTACGACTTTTGGGACAACCGGGTGCGGCGGTCGATCCTGTTCGATGCCCGGGCCGACATCCTGGTTTACGGCATGGGTGAGGCGCAGGTGGTCGAGATCGCCCGGCAACTGATGGCGGGTGAACCCGTGGATGGCCTGGACGGCATCGCCGGAACGGCGGTGATCCGCAAAGACCCGGAATACTTGGGTGAGATTGTCGCGTTGCCGTCATTTGAGGATGTCGGCGAATCGGCCGATCGCTTCAACGAGGCCTTCCGGCGGTTTTACCGCCAGCAGAACCCGTTCACCGGCCGGCCGGTGGTTCAGGCCCACGGGGACCGCTGGGCCGTGGTCTTCCCGCCCCCGAAACCGTTATCCGAAACCCAGCTGGACGCCATTTACGACCTGGACTATCCGCGCCGTTGGCACCTCGATTATGATGGCGACGGCGGGGTTCCCGCGTTGGAGACGGTTCGTCACTCCCTGGTGACCCACCGCGGTTGCAGCGGCGAGTGCAATTTCTGCAGCCTCTATTTTCACCAGGGGCGCGTGGTTCAGAGCCGCAGCGAAGCCTCCATCCTGCGGGAAGCCCGGCGCCTGGTCCAGGACCCGGCCTTTCACGGTACGATCACCGACATGGGCGGCCCCACGGCCAACCTGTACGGGGCCAATTGCCCGCGCTGGTCCAGGAAGGGGTTTTGTGCCGACCGGCGCTGCATGGTGCCGGCGACCTGCTCGCGCCTGGATCCCGGGTACGCCAGGAGCCTGCCCTTGTACCGGCAGGTTCGCGGTCTGCCCGGGGTCAAGCACGCCTTTATCGGCAGTGGATTCCGTCACGACCTCTTCGGCGATGCGTCCACGGATGCCTGCCTGGAAGAGCTGTGCCGGTTTCACATCAGCGGCCGCATGAAAGTGGCCCCCGAGCATGTTTGCGACATGGTGCTGGATGCCATGGGCAAACCGCCCATTGCGGCCTATGACGCTTTTGTGGCGCAGTTCAAACGGGTGGGTCAGCGTCTGCCCGCACCCTGCTTTCTGGTGAATTATTTTATCAGCGCCCATCCCGGGGCCACCCTTGGCGATGCCCTCAAGATGGCCCGCTATTTGATCGAGCGGGGCATGCACCCCGAGCAGATCCAGGATTTCATCCCCCTGCCGTTGACCCTGTCCGGTGCCATGTACCACACCGAAAAAGACCCCTTCAGCGGCAGACCACTCCATGTGGCCAAAACGTTTCGCGAACGCAAAATGCAGCGGGCCCTGATCCAGTACAACAACCCGGCCAACCGGCCATTGATCCGCCAGGCCCTGAAAGCGCTTGGTGCCGAGCACCTGGCGCCGATGTTTTTCAGAGGAAAAGGGGCCGCACGCAAAACCATCCGACGGTCCGAAGGCCGGAAGCGGCCAACGCCGGGTCCCCCTGGCCCGCGGTCTTCAACGCCCCGCAAACCGGCGGCCCGGCCTGGCGCACGGCCATCGGCCAAACGACCGCGAAAATCACGCCGCTGA
- the lon gene encoding endopeptidase La has protein sequence MQDKQPSLDYNTENLPTELPILPLFDATLFPKMVLPLVVMKGESVHLIDEAMAKDRMIGLLVAKKKENVKPDPESGDLATVGTAALILKMAKTEDDRAQLLVQGLSRFRVKSFHKDKPYLVADIEHFDDIDHMDNETEALMANVIKQFGRIVQLSPGLPQEMASMATSIKEPGTLADMVASTINSSAEEKQQILETKDSTKRLKAVTKLVHHQLEILELGNKIQSQVKGDMDKRQREYYLRQQLKAIKEELGETDEAGVELEEYRTKIKERNLPEVAVKEAERELDRLGRMHPSSAEYTVAMTYLDWLTELPWNESTEDNLDIAKARKVLDEDHFGLEKAKKRIIEYLAVRKLKPDSKGPILCFAGPPGTGKTSLGNSIAKALGRNFHRISLGGVRDEAEIRGHRRTYVGALPGRVIQGLRRAGSNNPVFMLDEIDKVGSDFRGDPSSALLEVLDPEQNFSFSDHYLDVPFDLSKVMFITTANVLETIPSALLDRMEVLQLLGYTEDEKVKIASRYLIPRQREAHGLKSSQIGFNVGAIRRIISGYTREAGLRNLEREIATICRGVAAGIAEGKIKKATIKVGDVAEYLGPVKLQPEAKARMTTPGVAMGLAWTPTGGDLLFIEATAMKGKKGLTLTGQLGDVMKESATAALSFIRSNAKRLGVDEDFFDSHDIHIHVPAGAIPKDGPSAGVTMLTALVSLLKGKTIRKDLAMTGEITLRGQVLPVGGVKEKVLAAHRAGIKTILLPKWNEKDLIDIPQKVRDDIEFHFMEKMIDVVKIAIDG, from the coding sequence ATGCAAGACAAGCAACCATCATTGGACTATAATACCGAGAATTTGCCGACCGAGCTCCCGATCCTGCCCCTTTTCGACGCGACCCTGTTTCCCAAAATGGTGTTGCCCCTGGTGGTCATGAAAGGGGAATCCGTTCATCTCATCGACGAAGCCATGGCCAAGGACCGCATGATCGGCCTCCTGGTGGCCAAGAAGAAAGAGAATGTCAAGCCGGATCCCGAAAGCGGCGACCTGGCCACCGTGGGCACCGCGGCCCTGATTCTGAAAATGGCCAAAACCGAGGACGACCGCGCTCAGCTTCTGGTCCAGGGGCTCAGCCGCTTCCGCGTCAAGTCGTTCCACAAGGACAAGCCCTACCTGGTGGCCGATATAGAACATTTCGACGACATCGACCACATGGATAATGAAACCGAGGCATTGATGGCCAACGTGATCAAACAGTTCGGCCGCATCGTGCAGTTGTCCCCGGGCCTGCCCCAGGAGATGGCGTCCATGGCCACCTCCATTAAGGAACCCGGCACCCTGGCGGACATGGTGGCCTCCACGATCAACTCCTCGGCCGAAGAGAAGCAGCAGATCCTGGAGACCAAGGATTCCACCAAACGTCTCAAGGCGGTCACCAAGCTGGTTCACCATCAATTGGAAATTCTCGAGTTGGGCAACAAAATCCAGTCCCAGGTCAAAGGGGACATGGACAAACGCCAGCGCGAGTACTACCTGCGGCAGCAGCTCAAGGCCATCAAGGAGGAACTGGGCGAAACCGACGAGGCCGGCGTGGAACTGGAAGAATACCGGACCAAGATCAAGGAGCGCAACCTGCCCGAGGTGGCGGTCAAGGAGGCCGAACGCGAACTGGATCGGCTGGGCCGCATGCATCCCTCGTCGGCCGAGTACACCGTTGCCATGACCTACCTGGACTGGCTCACCGAACTGCCCTGGAACGAAAGCACCGAGGACAACCTGGATATCGCCAAGGCGCGCAAGGTTCTTGACGAAGACCATTTCGGCCTCGAAAAAGCCAAGAAACGAATCATCGAATACCTGGCGGTGAGAAAACTCAAGCCCGACTCCAAGGGGCCGATTCTCTGTTTCGCCGGCCCTCCGGGAACCGGCAAAACCTCCCTGGGCAACTCCATCGCCAAGGCCCTGGGTCGCAATTTTCACCGCATTTCCCTGGGCGGCGTGCGGGACGAGGCCGAAATTCGCGGCCATCGCCGCACCTACGTCGGCGCCCTGCCCGGCCGTGTCATTCAGGGGCTCAGGCGAGCCGGATCCAACAACCCCGTCTTCATGCTCGACGAGATTGACAAGGTGGGCTCCGATTTTCGCGGCGATCCCTCCTCGGCGCTTCTCGAGGTACTGGATCCGGAGCAGAATTTCTCTTTTTCGGACCACTACCTGGACGTACCCTTTGACCTGTCCAAAGTGATGTTCATCACCACGGCCAACGTGCTGGAGACGATTCCCTCGGCCCTGCTCGACCGCATGGAGGTCCTCCAACTGCTCGGATACACGGAAGACGAAAAGGTCAAGATCGCTTCCCGTTACCTGATCCCGCGGCAGCGGGAGGCCCATGGCCTCAAGTCCAGCCAGATCGGTTTTAATGTGGGCGCGATCCGGCGGATCATCTCGGGTTATACCCGTGAGGCCGGCCTGCGCAACCTGGAACGGGAGATTGCCACTATCTGCCGGGGGGTGGCCGCGGGCATCGCCGAAGGCAAAATCAAAAAAGCCACCATCAAGGTGGGAGACGTGGCCGAATATCTCGGGCCGGTCAAGCTTCAGCCCGAGGCCAAGGCCCGCATGACCACTCCCGGCGTGGCCATGGGCCTGGCCTGGACACCCACCGGCGGCGATCTGCTCTTTATCGAAGCCACGGCCATGAAGGGCAAGAAGGGCCTGACCCTGACCGGCCAGTTGGGAGATGTAATGAAGGAGTCGGCCACGGCGGCGCTGAGCTTCATCCGTTCCAATGCCAAACGGCTGGGCGTGGACGAGGATTTCTTCGACTCGCACGATATCCACATCCATGTGCCCGCCGGCGCCATTCCCAAGGATGGCCCCTCGGCCGGCGTCACCATGCTGACCGCCCTGGTCTCTCTTTTGAAAGGGAAAACCATCCGCAAAGACCTGGCCATGACCGGCGAAATCACCCTGCGGGGACAGGTGCTGCCCGTGGGCGGCGTCAAGGAGAAGGTGCTGGCGGCGCATCGGGCCGGCATCAAGACCATCCTGCTGCCCAAATGGAATGAAAAGGACCTGATCGACATTCCCCAAAAAGTTCGTGACGACATCGAGTTCCACTTCATGGAGAAGATGATCGATGTG
- a CDS encoding Hsp20/alpha crystallin family protein: protein MDYIKIKFGSNFDPTGQNLGKTIQEIFRPRPINPMFSSREHMWTPQMDIFETPEEIMIWAEISGVEKDDLDLEINSRAVKISGIRREMSRVSNGTYRLAEIQYGRFERILYLPSPVDTEVVSSSYVNGLLKIRIAKLKLDKVHKVPISEE, encoded by the coding sequence ATGGACTATATCAAAATTAAATTCGGCAGCAATTTTGATCCAACCGGCCAGAATCTGGGAAAAACCATCCAAGAGATATTCCGGCCGCGTCCCATCAACCCCATGTTTTCGTCCCGTGAGCACATGTGGACACCGCAGATGGATATTTTCGAGACGCCGGAAGAGATCATGATCTGGGCGGAGATCTCCGGCGTGGAGAAGGACGATCTGGACCTGGAGATCAATTCCCGGGCGGTGAAGATCTCCGGCATCCGACGGGAGATGTCCCGGGTGTCCAACGGCACTTACCGGCTGGCTGAAATCCAGTACGGCCGGTTCGAACGAATTCTCTACCTACCGTCACCGGTGGACACCGAGGTGGTCTCTTCCAGCTATGTCAATGGGCTGCTCAAGATCCGCATCGCCAAACTCAAGTTGGACAAGGTGCACAAGGTTCCCATCAGTGAGGAATAA
- a CDS encoding dynamin family protein, giving the protein MDPLYDDATSDALARLKDDAAALTELLGLDSQPAMDQWMAAVEGRLLPRLQPGFPLVAAICGGGSAGKSTLFNSLAGDALSPTGGRAGINRRMLVALSAAHENRCGVVEALFDSFDELPQLLDDKEQLLSPGGPLFYYAKGLPATVVLVDTPDFDTGAKGSYQNRERVEGALRAADVLIYIFTNANYNNRDNTDFIARMLTAVGTRRCFLVYRVDAAFSDQEVHAHADTVARNLYGDQAGQHVLGVYRADEDNRVADGVRSMTLSPLGTGHPQLVDALAAMDARDVRGELNRSIFRDVVEQAGRFLQDSRESCLLMELYLDGLRFLQQQRVREALGHLPMDAVVRRFSEIWQAGDPSHIRIMRKTGRVVEAPVRLMISTARWLRGKSGTDRMADRGKMSAAVQTDLIRAANRLRQSVLDPVIALNLPETEPLAASLRERARQLTGKARVAVQRSDTGTISLEIPLPPALAGRQAALGQADWSAIVDKLLARQEILLSLTDGLEDELQRLAAEQRRRLTAIDQIRQTVAAMLNIIPATAAVTYVLHTGDPVGAVGIKVKLAGIFGLNDLYALVAIPATAGMKKADLKQLEALLGPVAQTWLTHKLTALEGLFETEITATLLEAGRTVIDRATGRIASMENALSRCRHALETPS; this is encoded by the coding sequence GTGGACCCACTTTATGACGATGCGACCAGCGATGCCCTGGCCCGGCTGAAAGATGATGCCGCGGCCCTGACCGAACTGCTTGGCCTGGATTCGCAGCCGGCCATGGACCAATGGATGGCGGCGGTGGAGGGGCGTCTGCTGCCCCGGCTGCAGCCTGGTTTTCCCCTGGTGGCTGCCATCTGCGGGGGCGGCTCGGCGGGCAAAAGCACGCTTTTCAACAGCCTGGCCGGCGACGCCCTCTCCCCCACCGGCGGCCGGGCCGGCATCAATCGCCGCATGCTGGTCGCCCTGAGTGCTGCCCATGAGAATCGATGCGGAGTTGTCGAGGCCCTCTTCGATTCGTTTGACGAACTTCCGCAGTTGCTGGACGATAAGGAACAGTTGCTCTCCCCGGGCGGTCCGTTATTTTACTACGCCAAAGGGCTGCCGGCGACCGTGGTACTGGTGGACACGCCGGATTTCGATACCGGTGCAAAGGGCAGCTATCAGAACCGGGAACGGGTCGAAGGGGCCCTGCGGGCCGCCGATGTATTGATCTACATCTTCACCAACGCCAACTACAACAACCGTGACAATACCGATTTTATCGCCCGCATGTTAACCGCCGTGGGCACCCGCCGCTGCTTTCTCGTCTACCGGGTCGATGCCGCCTTCAGCGACCAGGAGGTCCATGCCCATGCCGATACCGTTGCCCGCAACCTGTATGGTGATCAAGCCGGGCAGCATGTTCTGGGCGTTTACCGCGCCGATGAGGACAACCGCGTGGCCGACGGTGTGCGCAGCATGACCCTGTCGCCGCTGGGCACTGGTCACCCCCAACTGGTGGATGCGCTGGCCGCAATGGATGCCCGGGACGTGCGCGGTGAGCTGAACCGCTCCATTTTCAGGGACGTGGTCGAGCAGGCCGGCCGGTTTCTGCAGGACTCGCGGGAGTCGTGCCTGCTCATGGAACTCTATCTCGACGGGCTGCGGTTCCTGCAGCAGCAACGGGTGCGCGAGGCCCTGGGGCACTTGCCCATGGATGCGGTGGTGAGACGATTCTCGGAAATCTGGCAGGCTGGCGATCCCTCGCATATCCGGATCATGCGCAAGACCGGGCGAGTGGTGGAAGCGCCGGTGCGGCTGATGATCAGCACGGCCCGATGGCTGCGCGGCAAAAGCGGCACGGACCGGATGGCGGATCGCGGAAAAATGAGCGCGGCCGTGCAGACCGATCTGATCCGGGCGGCCAACCGGCTGCGTCAGTCCGTCCTCGATCCGGTGATCGCCCTGAACCTGCCGGAAACGGAGCCGCTGGCCGCCTCCCTGCGGGAACGCGCGCGGCAGTTGACCGGCAAGGCCCGGGTGGCGGTCCAGCGCAGTGACACGGGCACCATCTCCCTTGAAATCCCGCTCCCGCCGGCCTTGGCCGGGCGCCAGGCCGCCCTCGGCCAGGCAGACTGGTCGGCAATTGTGGATAAACTGCTTGCCCGGCAGGAGATCCTGCTCAGCCTGACCGATGGCCTGGAGGATGAACTGCAGCGCCTGGCCGCCGAGCAGCGCCGGCGCCTGACCGCCATCGACCAGATCCGGCAGACCGTTGCGGCCATGCTCAATATCATTCCTGCCACTGCGGCGGTCACCTATGTGCTGCACACCGGCGACCCGGTGGGGGCCGTGGGCATCAAGGTCAAGCTGGCCGGCATTTTCGGCCTCAACGACCTTTACGCCCTGGTGGCCATTCCGGCCACGGCCGGCATGAAGAAAGCCGACCTCAAGCAGCTGGAGGCGCTGTTGGGGCCGGTGGCACAGACCTGGCTGACCCACAAACTGACCGCCCTCGAGGGGTTGTTTGAAACCGAAATTACCGCAACGCTGCTGGAGGCGGGACGAACGGTGATCGACCGGGCCACCGGCCGCATCGCATCCATGGAAAACGCGTTGTCCCGTTGCCGCCATGCACTGGAGACCCCATCATGA
- a CDS encoding GTPase domain-containing protein: MIDAQMTRLRAVAELESVRADIRGMADTLARVSLWRPAAGLQTACNEAIAMLDRLAERFDRKLVVTLVGPCGSGKSTLLNSLAGDDHLSPAGHQRPTTQQVVAFCRQPADAAQLVDQLGPENIRVRASEAAEHLENVILIDTPDTDSTHQDRHIPIIHQAITLSDVLICVFDGENPKRRDHTDFLIPYVRLFGGRSLVVAVNKCDRLNETELTDTIMPEFSDYIRKAWSTDPSDILCVSARSHLHRPGWTEQARPRHTRDQFDQLRGLIVDTYNQAGYSVDRRLENAHSLRNSLEQTIRSEAEKEKARLSEAIDQMAAAEAEAMGQAVAAFQGAGGAATGVNVRLYQQLAQRWLGPVGWLVAIWARILVFGSGIASLLRFGNPVRQVFGAVATVKHYGESKKALAAAERGAGAGTALVRYDAAMARAWPDVAERLVAARFAPRVRDERQAPGDGEAIGEQLARIWNEALEEELEQAGRRLSGGVLQLLFNLPSLGVIAYTGWLTAANFFTGTILTSNFFVHAFWTITLILLLSFFLLQGAIRLAAGRERLVARVFVRLREALDGQTHLTDHPVWRQARIVLGLAA; encoded by the coding sequence ATGATCGATGCGCAAATGACCCGACTGCGGGCCGTTGCCGAACTGGAAAGCGTCCGCGCCGATATCCGGGGCATGGCCGATACCCTGGCGCGGGTTTCCCTGTGGCGGCCTGCCGCCGGCCTGCAAACGGCCTGCAATGAGGCCATTGCCATGCTGGACCGGCTGGCCGAGCGTTTTGACCGCAAGCTGGTGGTGACCCTGGTGGGACCCTGCGGATCGGGCAAGTCGACCCTGCTCAACTCCCTGGCCGGCGATGACCACCTCTCCCCGGCAGGTCACCAGCGTCCCACGACCCAGCAGGTGGTGGCCTTCTGCCGCCAGCCTGCCGATGCGGCCCAGCTGGTCGATCAACTGGGCCCGGAGAACATTCGCGTCCGGGCCAGCGAAGCGGCCGAGCACCTGGAGAATGTGATCCTCATCGACACCCCGGATACGGACAGCACCCATCAGGATCGGCACATTCCCATCATCCACCAGGCCATCACCCTCTCGGATGTCCTGATCTGCGTGTTCGACGGAGAAAACCCGAAGCGGCGCGACCATACCGACTTTCTGATTCCCTACGTGCGGCTGTTCGGCGGCAGGAGCCTGGTGGTGGCGGTGAACAAATGCGACCGGCTAAACGAAACCGAACTGACCGACACCATTATGCCCGAATTCAGCGATTACATCCGCAAGGCGTGGTCTACGGATCCGTCGGATATTCTGTGTGTGTCCGCCAGGAGTCACCTGCACCGCCCCGGATGGACCGAGCAGGCCCGGCCGCGGCACACCCGCGACCAGTTTGACCAGTTGCGCGGGCTGATTGTCGACACTTACAACCAGGCGGGTTACTCTGTCGACCGGCGTCTGGAGAACGCCCACAGCCTGAGAAACAGCCTTGAGCAGACGATCCGCAGCGAGGCGGAGAAGGAGAAAGCGCGCTTGTCGGAGGCCATCGACCAGATGGCGGCGGCCGAGGCCGAGGCCATGGGGCAGGCCGTGGCCGCCTTTCAGGGGGCCGGCGGCGCGGCCACGGGCGTCAATGTGCGCCTCTACCAGCAGTTGGCTCAGCGCTGGCTCGGGCCGGTGGGGTGGCTGGTGGCCATCTGGGCGCGGATTCTGGTGTTCGGTTCCGGGATCGCCTCCTTGTTGCGTTTCGGCAATCCGGTGCGCCAGGTTTTTGGGGCCGTTGCCACGGTCAAACACTATGGTGAGTCGAAAAAAGCCCTCGCCGCCGCCGAGCGGGGCGCGGGCGCCGGGACGGCCCTGGTGCGTTACGATGCCGCCATGGCCCGGGCATGGCCGGATGTTGCCGAACGGCTGGTGGCCGCCCGGTTTGCCCCCCGCGTGCGTGATGAGCGACAGGCGCCGGGAGACGGTGAGGCCATTGGCGAACAACTCGCGCGGATTTGGAACGAGGCCCTGGAGGAGGAGTTGGAACAGGCCGGCCGGCGGCTCAGCGGCGGCGTGCTGCAGCTTTTGTTCAACCTGCCGTCGCTGGGGGTGATCGCTTATACCGGGTGGCTGACGGCCGCCAATTTTTTCACCGGCACGATTCTGACCAGCAACTTTTTCGTGCATGCGTTCTGGACCATCACCCTGATCCTGCTGCTCAGCTTTTTTCTGCTTCAGGGGGCGATCCGCCTGGCCGCCGGCCGGGAACGGCTGGTGGCGCGGGTGTTCGTCCGTCTGCGGGAAGCGTTGGACGGCCAGACGCATCTCACGGACCATCCGGTCTGGCGGCAGGCCCGCATCGTTCTGGGGCTGGCGGCGTAG